In a single window of the Littorina saxatilis isolate snail1 linkage group LG5, US_GU_Lsax_2.0, whole genome shotgun sequence genome:
- the LOC138967772 gene encoding uncharacterized protein: MEKSEVAIGENYEKIRFRAMCTLAFHSLLRVGEMAVSREPENVLHRGDVRLDGQALTITFRNFKSSAKPVTHTVEKAKAGVPCAVEAMRAYMSIRGNATGPLFRAMSGAPITAREFNEQLQLVFQFCGLPKQNFKSHSFRIGGASHMARNGASDAQIRQAGRWSSNAFLSYIRVHNW; encoded by the coding sequence ATGGAGAAGAGCGAGGTGGCCATTGGGGAGAACTACGAGAAGATACGTTTCCGGGCTATGTGCACCTTGGCCTTTCACTCATTATTGCGGGTGGGGGAAATGGCGGTATCCCGGGAACCAGAAAACGTATTGCATAGGGGAGATGTCCGACTGGACGGACAGGCATTGACCATAACGTTCCGCAATTTCAAATCTAGCGCAAAACCAGTTACCCATACCGTAGAGAAAGCCAAGGCAGGCGTCCCATGCGCGGTAGAGGCCATGCGGGCCTACATGAGCATTCGTGGGAACGCAACGGGGCCGTTGTTCCGAGCTATGTCGGGGGCACCCATAACGGCCAGGGAATTCAACGAGCAACTACAGTTGGTTTTCCAATTTTGTGGCCTGCCCAAACAGAACTTCAAATCGCATAGCTTTAGGATTGGGGGTGCCTCCCACATGGCTCGGAACGGGGCATCGGACGCTCAAATCCGTCAGGCGGGCAGATGGTCTTCTAACGCTTTCTTGTCTTACATCAGGGTGCACAACTGGTAG